The following proteins come from a genomic window of Panicum hallii strain FIL2 chromosome 8, PHallii_v3.1, whole genome shotgun sequence:
- the LOC112902262 gene encoding uncharacterized protein LOC112902262 isoform X8, which produces MTPKWNECSSNSYRELSSHVIGESKSPLTETVLSPTSCFDLPTANRMCSLSPQKKDGNVYKRRKMDKDSNSLATNEESKETMQSCTTSDEQSSLVLPAVSSEAMPSNSTANMIGRILDCEGPTGVSLERNSGTNVSNMSPSSMILYKKDAPECSSSNISPTEPITEHMSPRDLCIAILKKDGLITESRARIKDEFTDNDANPLLTCNTCGCLDRSLKMLICDSCEVAFHLPCCIPCIKEPPTDEWYCAPCLCKKPKSLYGKLLEGKVKPSRNTNQRPHGMSHIEYMLKDAEPYVTGVRIGRDFQAEVLEWSGPTSSDGYFDEPSEFDPAELTNFNLRKTSNQSQSSIGNWIQCRETLNPGDSDKQVVCGKWRRAPLYVVQTDDWECFSCLLWDPAHADCAVPQELKTSEVLKQLKFVNMLKNQLVDQIQKPA; this is translated from the exons ATGACTCCAAAATGGAATGAATGCTCTTCAAATAGCTACAGAGAACTATCTTCACATGTAATTGGAGAATCCAAATCACCCTTAACAGAAACAGTCCTTTCACCCACAAGCTGTTTTGATTTACCAACTGCCAACAGAATGTGCTCCCTATCTccacagaagaaggatggcaaTGTTTATAAAAGGCGGAAGATGGATAAGGATTCAAATTCTCTTGCGACAAATGAAGAGTCTAAAGAAACGATGCAAAGTTGCACAACTTCTGATGAGCAGTCGTCATTAGTGCTACCTGCAGTCTCCTCAGAAGCAATGCCTTCCAATTCAACAGCCAACATGATAGGTCGTATCCTAGATTGTGAAGGGCCTACAGGGGTTTCATTGGAGCGAAATTCTGGTACTAATGTTTCAAATATGTCACCATCTTCCATGATTCTATACAAAAAGGATGCTCCTGAATGTTCATCATCAAATATCAGCCCTACTGAACCAATTACTGAGCATATGTCACCAAGGGATCTTTGCATCGCCATACTGAAAAAAGATGGACTCATAACTGAATCAAGAGCAAGAATTAAAGATGAATTCACTGACAATGATGCCAACCCATTGTTGACATGCAATACTTGTGGCTGCTTGGATCGTTCATTAAAGATGCTAATATGTGATTCTTGTGAAGTAGCATTTCATTTGCCTTGTTGCATCCCTTGTATTAAGGAGCCACCAACTGACGAATGGTACTGTGCGCCATGCTTGTGTAAGAAACCTAAGAGTCTTTATGGCAAACTCTTGGAGGGCAAGGTCAAGCCTTCCAGGAATACTAACCAAAGGCCTCATGGCATGAGTCATATAGAGTACATGCTTAAGGATGCTGAACCATATGTTACTGGGGTTCGAATTGGTAGAGATTTTCAAGCAGAAGTGCTAGAATGGTCTGGTCCAACCTCCAG TGATGGTTATTTTGACGAGCCCTCTGAATTTGACCCTGCTGAACTAACTAATTTTAAT TTGCGCAAAACAAGTAATCAAAGTCAATCTTCCATTGGTAATTGGATACAATGCCGTGAGACCTTAAACCCAGGAGACTCTGACAAACAAGTTGTCTGTGGCAAATGGAGAAG GGCACCCCTATATGTTGTACAGACAGATGATTGGGAGTGTTTTTCTTGTCTTCTTTGGGATCCTGCACATGCTGATTGTGCTGTTCCGCAG
- the LOC112902262 gene encoding uncharacterized protein LOC112902262 isoform X7, translating to MTPKWNECSSNSYRELSSHVIGESKSPLTETVLSPTSCFDLPTANRMCSLSPQKKDGNVYKRRKMDKDSNSLATNEESKETMQSCTTSDEQSSLVLPAVSSEAMPSNSTANMIGRILDCEGPTGVSLERNSGTNVSNMSPSSMILYKKDAPECSSSNISPTEPITEHMSPRDLCIAILKKDGLITESRARIKDEFTDNDANPLLTCNTCGCLDRSLKMLICDSCEVAFHLPCCIPCIKEPPTDEWYCAPCLCKKPKSLYGKLLEGKVKPSRNTNQRPHGMSHIEYMLKDAEPYVTGVRIGRDFQAEVLEWSGPTSSSDGYFDEPSEFDPAELTNFNLRKTSNQSQSSIGNWIQCRETLNPGDSDKQVVCGKWRRAPLYVVQTDDWECFSCLLWDPAHADCAVPQELKTSEVLKQLKFVNMLKNQLVDQIQKPA from the exons ATGACTCCAAAATGGAATGAATGCTCTTCAAATAGCTACAGAGAACTATCTTCACATGTAATTGGAGAATCCAAATCACCCTTAACAGAAACAGTCCTTTCACCCACAAGCTGTTTTGATTTACCAACTGCCAACAGAATGTGCTCCCTATCTccacagaagaaggatggcaaTGTTTATAAAAGGCGGAAGATGGATAAGGATTCAAATTCTCTTGCGACAAATGAAGAGTCTAAAGAAACGATGCAAAGTTGCACAACTTCTGATGAGCAGTCGTCATTAGTGCTACCTGCAGTCTCCTCAGAAGCAATGCCTTCCAATTCAACAGCCAACATGATAGGTCGTATCCTAGATTGTGAAGGGCCTACAGGGGTTTCATTGGAGCGAAATTCTGGTACTAATGTTTCAAATATGTCACCATCTTCCATGATTCTATACAAAAAGGATGCTCCTGAATGTTCATCATCAAATATCAGCCCTACTGAACCAATTACTGAGCATATGTCACCAAGGGATCTTTGCATCGCCATACTGAAAAAAGATGGACTCATAACTGAATCAAGAGCAAGAATTAAAGATGAATTCACTGACAATGATGCCAACCCATTGTTGACATGCAATACTTGTGGCTGCTTGGATCGTTCATTAAAGATGCTAATATGTGATTCTTGTGAAGTAGCATTTCATTTGCCTTGTTGCATCCCTTGTATTAAGGAGCCACCAACTGACGAATGGTACTGTGCGCCATGCTTGTGTAAGAAACCTAAGAGTCTTTATGGCAAACTCTTGGAGGGCAAGGTCAAGCCTTCCAGGAATACTAACCAAAGGCCTCATGGCATGAGTCATATAGAGTACATGCTTAAGGATGCTGAACCATATGTTACTGGGGTTCGAATTGGTAGAGATTTTCAAGCAGAAGTGCTAGAATGGTCTGGTCCAACCTCCAG CAGTGATGGTTATTTTGACGAGCCCTCTGAATTTGACCCTGCTGAACTAACTAATTTTAAT TTGCGCAAAACAAGTAATCAAAGTCAATCTTCCATTGGTAATTGGATACAATGCCGTGAGACCTTAAACCCAGGAGACTCTGACAAACAAGTTGTCTGTGGCAAATGGAGAAG GGCACCCCTATATGTTGTACAGACAGATGATTGGGAGTGTTTTTCTTGTCTTCTTTGGGATCCTGCACATGCTGATTGTGCTGTTCCGCAG
- the LOC112902262 gene encoding uncharacterized protein LOC112902262 isoform X6: MTPKWNECSSNSYRELSSHVIGESKSPLTETVLSPTSCFDLPTANRMCSLSPQKKDGNVYKRRKMDKDSNSLATNEESKETMQSCTTSDEQSSLVLPAVSSEAMPSNSTANMIGRILDCEGPTGVSLERNSGTNVSNMSPSSMILYKKDAPECSSSNISPTEPITEHMSPRDLCIAILKKDGLITESRARIKDEFTDNDANPLLTCNTCGCLDRSLKMLICDSCEVAFHLPCCIPCIKEPPTDEWYCAPCLCKKPKSLYGKLLEGKVKPSRNTNQRPHGMSHIEYMLKDAEPYVTGVRIGRDFQAEVLEWSGPTSSSDGYFDEPSEFDPAELTNFNLRKTSNQSQSSIGNWIQCRETLNPGDSDKQVVCGKWRRAPLYVVQTDDWECFSCLLWDPAHADCAVPQLKLFLCSHCISNNRPRTLAPSVSGAAAASAVDILHSENRGTKCYQVQSYRSKS; encoded by the exons ATGACTCCAAAATGGAATGAATGCTCTTCAAATAGCTACAGAGAACTATCTTCACATGTAATTGGAGAATCCAAATCACCCTTAACAGAAACAGTCCTTTCACCCACAAGCTGTTTTGATTTACCAACTGCCAACAGAATGTGCTCCCTATCTccacagaagaaggatggcaaTGTTTATAAAAGGCGGAAGATGGATAAGGATTCAAATTCTCTTGCGACAAATGAAGAGTCTAAAGAAACGATGCAAAGTTGCACAACTTCTGATGAGCAGTCGTCATTAGTGCTACCTGCAGTCTCCTCAGAAGCAATGCCTTCCAATTCAACAGCCAACATGATAGGTCGTATCCTAGATTGTGAAGGGCCTACAGGGGTTTCATTGGAGCGAAATTCTGGTACTAATGTTTCAAATATGTCACCATCTTCCATGATTCTATACAAAAAGGATGCTCCTGAATGTTCATCATCAAATATCAGCCCTACTGAACCAATTACTGAGCATATGTCACCAAGGGATCTTTGCATCGCCATACTGAAAAAAGATGGACTCATAACTGAATCAAGAGCAAGAATTAAAGATGAATTCACTGACAATGATGCCAACCCATTGTTGACATGCAATACTTGTGGCTGCTTGGATCGTTCATTAAAGATGCTAATATGTGATTCTTGTGAAGTAGCATTTCATTTGCCTTGTTGCATCCCTTGTATTAAGGAGCCACCAACTGACGAATGGTACTGTGCGCCATGCTTGTGTAAGAAACCTAAGAGTCTTTATGGCAAACTCTTGGAGGGCAAGGTCAAGCCTTCCAGGAATACTAACCAAAGGCCTCATGGCATGAGTCATATAGAGTACATGCTTAAGGATGCTGAACCATATGTTACTGGGGTTCGAATTGGTAGAGATTTTCAAGCAGAAGTGCTAGAATGGTCTGGTCCAACCTCCAG CAGTGATGGTTATTTTGACGAGCCCTCTGAATTTGACCCTGCTGAACTAACTAATTTTAAT TTGCGCAAAACAAGTAATCAAAGTCAATCTTCCATTGGTAATTGGATACAATGCCGTGAGACCTTAAACCCAGGAGACTCTGACAAACAAGTTGTCTGTGGCAAATGGAGAAG GGCACCCCTATATGTTGTACAGACAGATGATTGGGAGTGTTTTTCTTGTCTTCTTTGGGATCCTGCACATGCTGATTGTGCTGTTCCGCAG CTCAAGTTGTTCCTCTGCTCCCACTGCATCTCCAATAACAGACCAAG
- the LOC112902262 gene encoding uncharacterized protein LOC112902262 isoform X9: MTPKWNECSSNSYRELSSHVIGESKSPLTETVLSPTSCFDLPTANRMCSLSPQKKDGNVYKRRKMDKDSNSLATNEESKETMQSCTTSDEQSSLVLPAVSSEAMPSNSTANMIGRILDCEGPTGVSLERNSGTNVSNMSPSSMILYKKDAPECSSSNISPTEPITEHMSPRDLCIAILKKDGLITESRARIKDEFTDNDANPLLTCNTCGCLDRSLKMLICDSCEVAFHLPCCIPCIKEPPTDEWYCAPCLCKKPKSLYGKLLEGKVKPSRNTNQRPHGMSHIEYMLKDAEPYVTGVRIGRDFQAEVLEWSGPTSSSDGYFDEPSEFDPAELTNFNLRKTSNQSQSSIGNWIQCRETLNPGDSDKQVVCGKWRRAPLYVVQTDDWECFSCLLWDPAHADCAVPQLKLFLCSHCISNNRPRS; this comes from the exons ATGACTCCAAAATGGAATGAATGCTCTTCAAATAGCTACAGAGAACTATCTTCACATGTAATTGGAGAATCCAAATCACCCTTAACAGAAACAGTCCTTTCACCCACAAGCTGTTTTGATTTACCAACTGCCAACAGAATGTGCTCCCTATCTccacagaagaaggatggcaaTGTTTATAAAAGGCGGAAGATGGATAAGGATTCAAATTCTCTTGCGACAAATGAAGAGTCTAAAGAAACGATGCAAAGTTGCACAACTTCTGATGAGCAGTCGTCATTAGTGCTACCTGCAGTCTCCTCAGAAGCAATGCCTTCCAATTCAACAGCCAACATGATAGGTCGTATCCTAGATTGTGAAGGGCCTACAGGGGTTTCATTGGAGCGAAATTCTGGTACTAATGTTTCAAATATGTCACCATCTTCCATGATTCTATACAAAAAGGATGCTCCTGAATGTTCATCATCAAATATCAGCCCTACTGAACCAATTACTGAGCATATGTCACCAAGGGATCTTTGCATCGCCATACTGAAAAAAGATGGACTCATAACTGAATCAAGAGCAAGAATTAAAGATGAATTCACTGACAATGATGCCAACCCATTGTTGACATGCAATACTTGTGGCTGCTTGGATCGTTCATTAAAGATGCTAATATGTGATTCTTGTGAAGTAGCATTTCATTTGCCTTGTTGCATCCCTTGTATTAAGGAGCCACCAACTGACGAATGGTACTGTGCGCCATGCTTGTGTAAGAAACCTAAGAGTCTTTATGGCAAACTCTTGGAGGGCAAGGTCAAGCCTTCCAGGAATACTAACCAAAGGCCTCATGGCATGAGTCATATAGAGTACATGCTTAAGGATGCTGAACCATATGTTACTGGGGTTCGAATTGGTAGAGATTTTCAAGCAGAAGTGCTAGAATGGTCTGGTCCAACCTCCAG CAGTGATGGTTATTTTGACGAGCCCTCTGAATTTGACCCTGCTGAACTAACTAATTTTAAT TTGCGCAAAACAAGTAATCAAAGTCAATCTTCCATTGGTAATTGGATACAATGCCGTGAGACCTTAAACCCAGGAGACTCTGACAAACAAGTTGTCTGTGGCAAATGGAGAAG GGCACCCCTATATGTTGTACAGACAGATGATTGGGAGTGTTTTTCTTGTCTTCTTTGGGATCCTGCACATGCTGATTGTGCTGTTCCGCAG CTCAAGTTGTTCCTCTGCTCCCACTGCATCTCCAATAACAGACCAAG